A DNA window from Arachis duranensis cultivar V14167 chromosome 3, aradu.V14167.gnm2.J7QH, whole genome shotgun sequence contains the following coding sequences:
- the LOC107478522 gene encoding uncharacterized protein LOC107478522: MKLSSKSILSPSHSKDAPHLTRKLASSGSTKGGGGGSQASPNPAMFRSGGRKRGPGYVNPEPSSPKVTCIGQVRVLKQGKKMRGRSKRRGGGGGEASFRSRGEQSFHGGDLNRQKSQRSQSLQQECLSQRNQRWVHVPSAICEALRAFGSEFSCFFSCRSSCGREKHSAKAEEEGAAVGSWVVTLQEGSDPHKGREIELIMGGSEEDETQGDNNNSPERSNRRRRHVFEDIDIDIDNLKSEEEEKARVSICIPPKNALLLMRCRSDPVKMAALANRFWEPSVQATQEEREAEEAQMQMEEDSNKEVEKNYNVAIHDESGKSTLAFVSKEETEAANNEGNQVVIEEAKGDVEKEEEAIGEVTSYGEENDVAQRSELSSTTAHSALSGIDDAKGSTVKMTSEEKPVEEENRSKERESGALPECLLLMMCEPKLSMEVSRETWICTADFVRWLPPRPAAKSSGGDRQHKKRMAAVDNKPPPPPTAAVQPQQVQPGRSSFSFPAAAVASAVGTNAGEGSALKRCKSEPRRSAAKLAPEACSWNNRKLTEPHPPAPVGVGGAAGVGF; this comes from the coding sequence ATGAAGCTCTCTTCAAAATCCATTCTCAGCCCAAGCCATAGCAAAGACGCACCTCACTTAACGAGAAAGCTAGCAAGCAGTGGCAGCACCAAAGGTGGTGGCGGCGGCAGCCAGGCCTCACCGAACCCAGCGATGTTCCGATCCGGTGGTAGAAAGCGAGGACCGGGATACGTAAACCCAGAGCCTTCATCCCCGAAGGTCACATGCATTGGACAAGTGAGAGTGTTGAAACAGgggaagaagatgagagggagatCTAAGAGAAGAGGAGGCGGAGGAGGAGAAGCGAGCTTCAGGAGCAGAGGCGAACAAAGCTTTCACGGTGGAGATCTCAACCGACAGAAGTCGCAAAGAAGCCAGAGCTTACAGCAGGAGTGTTTGTCTCAACGGAACCAACGATGGGTTCACGTTCCTTCAGCAATATGCGAAGCTCTGAGAGCGTTTGGTTCTGAATTCAGCTGCTTCTTCAGTTGCAGGTCTTCTTGCGGGAGGGAAAAACATTCGGCCAAGGCAGAAGAAGAAGGGGCAGCAGTTGGAAGTTGGGTGGTGACTCTTCAAGAAGGGAGTGATCCCCATAAGGGAAGGGAGATTGAACTTATAATGGGAGGTAGTGAAGAAGATGAAACCCAAGGAGACAACAATAACAGCCCTGAGAGAAGCAACAGAAGGAGGAGGCACGTGTTTGAAGACATTGACATCGATATAGACAATCTCAAGAgtgaggaggaagagaaagCTAGAGTTAGCATATGCATCCCTCCAAAGAATGCTCTGTTGTTGATGAGGTGCAGATCTGACCCTGTCAAAATGGCTGCCCTCGCTAACAGGTTTTGGGAGCCAAGTGTTCAGGCAAcacaagaagaaagagaagctGAAGAGGCCCAAATGCAAATGGAAGAGGACTCTAACAAGGAAGTGGAAAAGAATTACAATGTTGCGATTCATGATGAGAGTGGAAAAAGTACACTTGCTTTTGTTAGTAAAGAAGAAACAGAGGCAGCAAATAATGAAGGCAATCAAGTGGTCATCGAAGAAGCGAAAGGAGatgttgaaaaagaagaggaagctATTGGAGAAGTGACTAGTTATGGTGAGGAAAACGACGTCGCACAGAGATCTGAGCTTTCTTCAACTACTGCACACTCTGCACTTTCAGGAATTGATGATGCCAAAGGGTCAACAGTGAAAATGACTTCAGAGGAGAAACCcgtggaagaagaaaataggtcaaaggagagagaaagtggagCATTACCAGAATGCTTGCTTTTGATGATGTGCGAACCCAAGCTGTCAATGGAGGTTTCCAGGGAGACGTGGATCTGCACCGCCGACTTCGTACGGTGGCTGCCGCCGAGGCCAGCGGCGAAATCCAGTGGAGGAGATCGTCAACACAAGAAGCGGATGGCCGCCGTGGACAACAAGCCGCCGCCTCCGCCGACGGCGGCTGTTCAGCCGCAGCAGGTGCAACCGGGGAGGTCATCGTTCTCATTTCCGGCCGCAGCCGTGGCGTCGGCGGTAGGGACAAATGCAGGAGAGGGTTCGGCTCTAAAGCGGTGCAAGTCGGAGCCGAGAAGGTCAGCGGCTAAGCTAGCTCCGGAAGCGTGTTCGTGGAACAATAGGAAGCTGACGGAGCCACATCCTCCAGCACCGGTTGGAGTTGGCGGCGCAGCGGGGGTTGGATTTTGa
- the LOC110278504 gene encoding uncharacterized protein LOC110278504 — MLTALPWYNYISNLKRASLADYGKQDGLLLYREKLWVPDYNGLRELLLHEFHKSVRGVIKYVPARPRRLLQLLPVPKQPWVVISLNFIVQLPKSAGYTVILVVVDRFTKVGHFTALKPGFTVTNATKAFINYVVKLHGILVTMVSDRDSIFLSKFWKTLFKFSGTKLNYNTAYHPQSDGQTEKHFYGPFQVTQKIAKAAYRLALPAGCALHLIFHVAVLKQFHEEPPVEPVTVINLPSSLQPRIVAILDNHSMVSDEGVRTQVLVDWEGTYRDETM; from the exons ATGCTCACTGCCCTACCATGGTACAATTACATCAGCAACTTAAAGAGGGCAAGCTTAGCGGACTATGGGAAACAGGATGGACTGCTCCTATATCGGGAAAAGCTATGGGTTCCTGATTATAATGGGTTAAGAGAATTACTCTTACATGAGTTTCACAAGTCAGTACGTGGGG TTATCAAGTATGTTCCTGCACGTCCTCGGAGACTATTGCAACTACTCCCAGTGCCAAAACAGCCGTGGGTGGTGATCTCTCTCAATTTCATTGTGCAATTACCGAAATCTGCTGGGTATACTGTGATATTAGTGGTGGTGGACAGATTTACTAAAGTAGGACATTTTACTGCTCTTAAACCAGGATTTACAGTGACAAATGCAACCAAAGCATTCATCAATTATGTGGTCAAGTTACATGGAATTCTGGTTACTATGGTTTCGGATAGAGACTCTATTTTCCTAAGTAAGTTTTGGAAAACTTTGTTCAAGTTTAGTGGTACCAAACTCAACTACAACACTGCCTATCATCCACAGAGTGATGGTCAGACCGAG AAGCATTTCTACGGTCCATTCCAAGTTACTCAAAAGATTGCAAAAGCAGCGTACCGTTTGGCCTTGCCGGCTGGCTGTGCCTTGCACCTAATATTCCATGTTGCGGTGTTGAAGCAGTTCCACGAGGAGCCTCCAGTTGAGCCAGTCACGGTGATAAATCTTCCATCATCGCTGCAACCACGTATAGTCGCCATCCTCGATAATCATTCCATGGTTTCTGATGAGGGTGTGCGAACTCAAGTCTTGGTGGATTGGGAAGGGACTTACAGGGATGAGACCATGTAG